The nucleotide window CCGCAACCACACGGTTGACTCGATGGTGATCTTCGAGGCCGGACGCGGGCCGGGAGGCCGTTGTGCAACGCGACGCCGGCGGGATGATGCCCTCTGGCGACTGGATCATGGGGCACCGACCCTGAGCTTCAGCGGTTCACCCCAGGGACGGTTGGGCGCGCTGGTTGGCGATCTCTGCGATCGCGGGGTTCTGGCTCCGGATGCTGGTCCCGTGGTCGGTCTCGATGGGGATGGCGCGCTGTGTGAGCCTCCCGCTCATCCGTTGCTTTGCGGTCCGCGCTGGCGCGGCCAGCCCACCATGGCCGCCGTGGCCGAAACGCTGTTGGCAGACGCTGGTGACGCTGTCTTCACCTGCTTCGGGGAGCGGATCAGCAAGCTCAGCTGGGAGGACGGACGCTGGTTGCTGCCCGGTGGCTGGCGGGCACACACGCTGGTGTTGAGTGGAACACTGCTGGCCCATCCGCGCTCGCTGGCGATGCTGGGCTGGCCCGATGTTCCATTGCGCAGCGCTGTGGCTGTTGGGGTTGATCCCGGCCTTGATGCAGCGCTTGAGTTGATTGCCGTGATGACGGCCAGCGTGCGCTGGAACCTGATGCTGGAGTTGCCTTCGGTCACTGGCGATCCGTTCTCCAGCGATCCGTTTCCCAGACAGATCTGGCTCACACCGGAGGCTCGGGATCATTGCGGTGTCGAACGGCTGGTTCTGCATCAACAGAGTGGTGGCCGCCTCGGTTTGGTGGTGCATGGCCTCGACGATGGTGCTGCGATCAGGCCGGACACCCAACCGGATCTGCTCGTGCATCACGAGAAGCGACTGCTGGCGGTTTTGCCCCAGCTGCTTGTGCCGTGGCCTGCCTTGCAGGCAGCTCTCCCTGGGGCGCGAAGCCTCGGGGTGATGCGCTGGGGTGCGGCGCAGCCCCTGGATCAAGCGCTGCCCAGGTCTCTGCAGTGGTGTCCGCAGGCCCGGGTGGGCTTCTGCGGCGACTGGATTGCTGGCGCAGGCTTCGGGATGGCGGAAGGCGCTCTGAAGAGCGCGCTGGATCTGGCAGAAACGCTGCAGTGATGCGTCCGGTCGCTGAAGCAACACTCAGATTTGTTTCATCAGCTAAAAAAAATCCCGAGATTGCCCGCTAAGGCTGGCTGTGGTCCGGATCGCGCGTCAGAACTGAGGAAAGGCTTCCTTCCATGCGATCGCATTTTCAGCCGGTTCGGCTTCACGCCAGCGTCCACGACGATGACCCCTGCCAGTGCGCTGGATGTGTGGCCTTGCGAGGTCGCCTG belongs to Synechococcus sp. WH 7805 and includes:
- a CDS encoding NAD(P)-binding protein; the protein is MADVDLAVIGAGLSGCALVSALRRNHTVDSMVIFEAGRGPGGRCATRRRRDDALWRLDHGAPTLSFSGSPQGRLGALVGDLCDRGVLAPDAGPVVGLDGDGALCEPPAHPLLCGPRWRGQPTMAAVAETLLADAGDAVFTCFGERISKLSWEDGRWLLPGGWRAHTLVLSGTLLAHPRSLAMLGWPDVPLRSAVAVGVDPGLDAALELIAVMTASVRWNLMLELPSVTGDPFSSDPFPRQIWLTPEARDHCGVERLVLHQQSGGRLGLVVHGLDDGAAIRPDTQPDLLVHHEKRLLAVLPQLLVPWPALQAALPGARSLGVMRWGAAQPLDQALPRSLQWCPQARVGFCGDWIAGAGFGMAEGALKSALDLAETLQ